The following proteins are co-located in the candidate division WOR-3 bacterium genome:
- a CDS encoding RNA polymerase sigma factor: protein MNSEHYHLPVGQKLPAEERQLLIELQNGAPGAFEKLFHRYWRMIMRLCLARLENTADAEDVAIETFTAAAQGIKKFRGDSRLSTWLYRICLNRIARQKQKIARTPPAVPIENCPEDAATSEPDQTPPAIARLRQALADLPEKDRTVLILHYLEELRPGEIAAILGLKPSAVTMRLRRAEARLRQAYERRQR from the coding sequence GTGAACAGTGAACACTACCATTTACCGGTGGGGCAGAAACTGCCCGCTGAGGAACGCCAGCTGCTCATTGAGCTCCAAAACGGCGCTCCGGGCGCATTTGAAAAACTGTTTCACCGCTACTGGCGGATGATCATGCGACTCTGCCTTGCCCGGCTGGAAAACACCGCTGATGCCGAGGATGTGGCGATTGAGACCTTTACCGCTGCGGCACAGGGGATAAAAAAATTCCGCGGCGACTCCCGCCTCTCCACCTGGCTCTACCGCATCTGCCTCAACCGCATCGCCCGGCAGAAGCAGAAAATCGCCCGCACCCCGCCAGCCGTGCCGATTGAGAACTGCCCTGAGGATGCTGCCACCAGCGAACCGGACCAGACCCCGCCGGCAATCGCCCGGCTCCGTCAGGCGCTTGCCGACCTCCCGGAAAAGGACCGCACCGTCTTAATCCTCCACTACCTCGAGGAACTGCGCCCCGGTGAAATCGCCGCCATCCTCGGACTCAAACCGTCAGCGGTGACCATGCGGCTGCGCCGGGCAGAGGCACGGCTCCGCCAGGCGTACGAAAGGAGACAGAGATGA
- the hutI gene encoding imidazolonepropionase: MNPDILIHNCSQLLTFADAGLGLVVRGAVRIRAGRIADVGTDLTPQPGEQVLDAQGCVVMPGFVDPHTHLVFAGWRAEEFEMRLAGRSYKEIAEAGGGILNTVKLTRQAGFEELYQSARCRLEEALSWGTTTLEVKSGYGLEPETEIRMLEVARRLGQEGPVRIVPTFLGAHAVPKEISKEAYIRQIVEVMLPRVAEEKLARFCDVFCENFVFNAEESRQILEAGKRFGLLPTVHADEIESSGGAELAAEIGAVSASHLLQPSERGLRMMAEQGVVAVLLPGTCFFLQEKHRSPVNRMRELGITMALGSDFNPGSCTLLAPPLVGQFGCIYYGLTITEALRGITINAARALRLERETGSIEPGKSAELVITDVPDYRHLIYRLGHNPVQLVLSQGRVVYTRQKGVLKNE, from the coding sequence GTGAATCCCGATATCCTTATCCATAACTGTTCTCAGCTGCTGACCTTTGCCGATGCAGGGCTGGGGCTGGTGGTGCGGGGTGCGGTCCGGATCCGGGCGGGAAGGATTGCCGATGTCGGAACGGACCTGACACCACAACCCGGCGAGCAGGTGCTGGATGCCCAGGGATGCGTGGTCATGCCCGGTTTTGTTGACCCGCATACCCATCTGGTCTTTGCCGGCTGGCGGGCAGAGGAGTTTGAAATGCGGCTTGCCGGCAGAAGCTACAAGGAGATTGCTGAAGCTGGGGGCGGGATTTTGAATACGGTGAAGCTGACCCGGCAGGCGGGTTTTGAGGAGCTTTACCAGAGCGCCCGATGCCGGCTTGAGGAGGCGCTTTCCTGGGGGACAACGACGCTGGAGGTCAAGTCGGGTTACGGGCTTGAGCCGGAAACGGAAATCAGGATGCTTGAGGTTGCCCGGCGGCTGGGGCAGGAGGGTCCGGTCCGGATTGTGCCGACATTTCTCGGTGCCCATGCGGTGCCGAAGGAGATAAGTAAGGAGGCATACATCCGGCAGATTGTGGAGGTGATGCTGCCCCGGGTTGCGGAGGAGAAGCTGGCGCGGTTCTGCGATGTGTTCTGCGAGAACTTTGTATTCAATGCGGAAGAGAGCCGGCAGATCCTGGAGGCGGGGAAAAGGTTCGGACTGCTGCCGACGGTGCATGCGGATGAGATTGAAAGTTCCGGCGGTGCGGAGCTGGCAGCCGAGATCGGAGCGGTCTCTGCCAGCCATCTGCTTCAGCCCTCAGAGCGGGGGCTGAGGATGATGGCGGAGCAGGGGGTGGTGGCGGTGCTGCTGCCCGGAACCTGTTTCTTTCTGCAGGAGAAGCACAGATCACCAGTAAACCGGATGCGGGAGCTCGGAATCACGATGGCGCTGGGCAGTGACTTCAATCCCGGTTCCTGCACCCTGCTGGCGCCACCACTGGTTGGCCAGTTCGGGTGTATCTATTACGGGCTGACCATTACCGAAGCATTGCGGGGCATTACCATCAATGCTGCCCGGGCGCTGAGGCTGGAGAGGGAAACCGGCAGTATTGAGCCGGGAAAATCGGCGGAGCTGGTCATTACCGATGTGCCCGATTACCGTCATTTGATTTACCGGCTGGGACACAATCCGGTGCAGCTGGTTCTGAGTCAGGGCAGGGTAGTTTACACCAGACAGAAAGGAGTTTTAAAAAATGAATAA
- a CDS encoding VOC family protein yields the protein MNNLVHWEIPATDLKKSADFYARLFGWRMEESGSNYIMFEVENGIGGGIFRVEKMPEPCIDVYIKVADIPETLKRVVELGGRVEKPKTEIGGGFGYYAFFRDPCGCRIGIWSKE from the coding sequence ATGAATAATCTTGTCCACTGGGAGATTCCGGCAACTGATCTGAAAAAATCCGCAGATTTTTACGCCCGGCTGTTCGGCTGGCGGATGGAGGAGTCGGGCAGTAATTACATCATGTTTGAGGTGGAGAACGGAATTGGCGGCGGAATTTTCCGGGTGGAAAAAATGCCGGAGCCGTGTATTGATGTCTATATCAAGGTGGCGGACATCCCCGAGACGCTGAAGCGGGTTGTGGAGCTCGGGGGCAGGGTGGAAAAGCCCAAGACCGAAATCGGCGGCGGGTTCGGATATTATGCCTTCTTCCGGGATCCGTGTGGCTGCCGGATCGGCATCTGGTCCAAGGAGTAA
- the rpsR gene encoding 30S ribosomal protein S18: MNKRMSRRAKTCPFCEQGVTHIDYKDPRLRDFLTERGKIVSARVSGVCALHQRRLARAIKIARNLALLPFTEHR; the protein is encoded by the coding sequence ATGAACAAGCGCATGTCGAGAAGAGCCAAGACCTGTCCGTTCTGCGAGCAGGGTGTGACGCATATTGATTACAAGGACCCGAGACTCCGGGATTTTCTGACCGAGCGGGGGAAGATCGTATCGGCGCGGGTTTCCGGTGTCTGCGCCCTGCATCAGCGCCGGCTTGCCCGTGCGATCAAGATCGCCCGGAACCTGGCACTGCTGCCGTTTACTGAGCACCGATGA
- the rplI gene encoding 50S ribosomal protein L9, with amino-acid sequence MKVILLSDIERLGKRGEVVNVRDGFARNYLLPRKLALVADESNLRQLENIRKQLASRETKITRRLMDMAQRLGLVTIKAGIKMGAEGAFGAITNADIARLLEQAGYQVDKHAIVLEEPIKAPGVYDIPVKLGHEITATVKLWVVEEAAG; translated from the coding sequence ATGAAGGTCATACTTTTATCCGATATTGAACGGCTGGGGAAGCGGGGTGAGGTGGTAAATGTCCGGGACGGGTTTGCCCGGAACTACCTGCTGCCCAGAAAACTGGCGCTGGTGGCGGATGAGAGTAATCTGCGCCAGCTGGAGAACATCAGGAAACAGCTCGCCAGCCGGGAGACGAAAATTACCCGACGGCTGATGGATATGGCGCAGCGGCTCGGGCTGGTGACGATCAAAGCCGGAATCAAGATGGGTGCCGAGGGCGCCTTTGGTGCGATCACCAATGCCGATATTGCCCGCCTGCTCGAGCAGGCGGGATATCAGGTGGACAAGCATGCGATTGTCCTGGAGGAGCCGATCAAGGCGCCGGGGGTTTACGATATTCCGGTGAAGCTGGGACATGAGATAACCGCCACGGTCAAGCTCTGGGTGGTGGAAGAGGCCGCGGGTTAA
- a CDS encoding bifunctional nuclease family protein produces the protein MIEVRVEAVLIEQSSNTPVMLLREVGGSRVLPVFIGPAEASAIIYALEKTQFVRPLTLDLMRNVITGLNGRVRQVVINRLDDETFFAELVLESGEQLVAIDARPSDSVGLALRVGAPIFVEDEVMERAGQWLSDEEETRLKELRERMRKVEPEDFGNYQI, from the coding sequence ATGATTGAGGTCCGGGTTGAGGCGGTACTGATTGAGCAGTCATCCAATACCCCGGTAATGCTGCTGAGGGAGGTTGGCGGTAGCCGGGTCCTGCCGGTATTTATCGGTCCGGCAGAGGCTTCAGCAATAATCTATGCCCTGGAGAAGACGCAGTTTGTCCGGCCGCTGACGCTGGATCTGATGCGCAATGTGATTACCGGGCTCAATGGCAGAGTCCGGCAGGTGGTGATCAACCGGCTTGATGATGAGACCTTTTTTGCCGAGCTGGTGCTGGAGAGCGGTGAGCAGCTGGTGGCAATTGATGCCCGGCCCTCAGATTCGGTCGGGCTGGCATTGCGGGTCGGAGCACCGATTTTTGTTGAGGATGAGGTGATGGAGCGTGCCGGACAGTGGCTTTCGGACGAGGAGGAAACCCGGCTGAAGGAACTGCGGGAGCGGATGCGGAAGGTTGAGCCCGAGGATTTCGGGAATTATCAGATCTGA
- the tyrS gene encoding tyrosine--tRNA ligase has product MLDKAVIERLKRGVERLETEAELAERLERGRPLRVKLGIDASGPDIHLGFAVVLRKLRQFQELGHTAVLIIGDFTGKIGDPTGRSKTRPQLTEEQVRENMQRYREQVFKILIPERCEFRYNSEWLDRLNATDIVNLAARYTVARLIEREDFRKRLDEGVPLFVHELLYPLFQGYDSVMVQADVELGGADQYWNLLVGRELQARFGQEPQVIMTVPLLVGTDGKMKMSKSYGNYVGISEPAGEMFGKLMSIPDELILDYFRLTTDKTDAEIGEYERRLRSGENPRNIKAELAKAVVAIYHSPAAAEQAAAEFDRVFREKQAPAEMPEFRIPDAGINIVDLIVQTGLLPSKSEARRKLQEGAVYLDGVRVNDPALMLKPPAAPAVLKVGKRRFVRLTG; this is encoded by the coding sequence ATGCTGGACAAGGCGGTAATTGAGCGGTTGAAGCGGGGCGTGGAGCGGCTGGAGACCGAAGCGGAGCTGGCGGAGCGGCTGGAACGGGGCAGACCGCTGCGGGTGAAGCTGGGGATTGATGCTTCCGGTCCGGATATTCATCTCGGATTTGCGGTGGTGCTGCGCAAGCTGCGGCAGTTTCAGGAGCTGGGCCACACTGCGGTGCTGATCATCGGCGATTTCACCGGTAAGATCGGAGACCCGACCGGCCGGTCCAAGACCAGGCCCCAGCTGACCGAGGAGCAGGTGCGGGAGAATATGCAACGGTACCGGGAGCAGGTGTTCAAGATTCTGATCCCGGAGCGGTGTGAGTTCCGTTACAATTCGGAATGGCTGGACCGGCTGAATGCCACCGACATCGTCAATCTGGCTGCCCGTTATACCGTCGCCCGGCTGATTGAGCGCGAGGACTTCCGCAAGCGGCTGGATGAGGGGGTGCCGCTGTTCGTGCATGAACTGCTCTATCCGCTGTTTCAGGGGTATGATTCGGTGATGGTGCAGGCGGATGTTGAGCTGGGTGGTGCGGACCAGTACTGGAATCTGCTGGTAGGCCGGGAGCTCCAGGCGCGGTTCGGGCAGGAACCACAGGTGATCATGACCGTGCCGCTGCTGGTGGGGACTGACGGGAAGATGAAGATGTCCAAGTCCTATGGTAATTATGTCGGAATCAGTGAGCCGGCAGGAGAGATGTTCGGCAAGCTGATGTCAATCCCGGATGAGCTGATTCTGGACTACTTCCGGCTGACTACGGACAAAACCGATGCCGAGATTGGTGAATATGAGCGCCGGCTCAGGTCGGGCGAGAATCCGCGCAATATCAAGGCGGAGCTGGCAAAGGCGGTGGTAGCGATTTACCACTCACCGGCAGCAGCGGAGCAGGCGGCAGCGGAGTTTGACCGGGTCTTCCGGGAGAAACAGGCACCGGCAGAGATGCCCGAGTTCCGTATTCCGGATGCCGGAATCAATATTGTTGACCTGATTGTCCAGACCGGACTTCTGCCCTCCAAAAGCGAGGCGCGGCGCAAATTGCAGGAAGGGGCGGTTTATCTGGATGGAGTGCGGGTGAATGATCCGGCGCTGATGCTCAAGCCGCCAGCGGCGCCGGCAGTACTCAAGGTGGGTAAGCGCCGGTTTGTCCGGCTCACCGGATGA
- a CDS encoding DUF3467 domain-containing protein, with the protein MIEEKQPAQGPPVQIEIGEKESEGIYSNFVLIAHSASEFIIDFARILPGLPKAKVFSRIVMTPQHAALLHEALSENIRKYEARFGKINIHGQKEDTAKSLGF; encoded by the coding sequence ATGATCGAGGAAAAACAGCCAGCCCAGGGACCACCGGTTCAAATTGAAATCGGGGAGAAGGAGTCGGAGGGAATCTATTCCAACTTTGTGCTGATCGCCCACTCCGCTTCGGAGTTTATCATTGACTTTGCCCGGATTCTGCCCGGTCTGCCGAAAGCCAAGGTATTTTCCCGGATTGTGATGACGCCCCAGCATGCGGCACTGCTGCACGAGGCGCTGAGTGAAAATATCCGGAAATACGAGGCACGGTTCGGCAAGATCAATATCCACGGGCAGAAGGAAGATACTGCCAAGAGTCTCGGGTTTTAG
- a CDS encoding site-2 protease family protein, producing the protein MRSWHWSTGFRAAMFDIEGLFLSVPAILFGLTIHEFSHGYAALILGDPTAREEGRLTLNPLKHLDPLGTLLLLLPWTRFGWAKPVPINPANFRYPLRDLAIASLAGPLANFFTAGAAGLIFRLLGVFGVGGFFLRLAGYFVVYNLILGFFNLMPIPPLDGSRLVYYLLPPELAARYGQLERLGFVSMILIFVFGLPVFRYLLLPLVWFTARIFTGQGQWF; encoded by the coding sequence ATGAGGAGCTGGCACTGGTCCACCGGCTTCAGAGCAGCAATGTTTGATATCGAGGGACTGTTTCTTTCGGTGCCGGCGATTCTCTTCGGGCTCACAATTCATGAGTTCAGTCACGGTTATGCAGCGCTGATTCTGGGCGACCCGACCGCAAGGGAGGAAGGGCGGCTGACACTGAATCCGCTCAAGCATCTCGATCCCCTCGGCACACTGCTTTTGCTTCTGCCCTGGACGCGGTTCGGCTGGGCAAAGCCGGTGCCAATCAATCCGGCAAACTTCCGCTATCCGCTGCGCGACCTGGCGATCGCTTCGCTTGCCGGTCCGCTGGCGAACTTTTTTACCGCCGGTGCTGCCGGGCTGATCTTCCGGCTCTTGGGAGTTTTCGGGGTGGGAGGCTTCTTTCTACGCCTGGCAGGTTATTTCGTGGTCTACAACCTGATTCTCGGTTTCTTCAATCTGATGCCGATTCCCCCGCTTGACGGCTCCCGACTTGTTTATTATCTTTTACCGCCGGAACTCGCTGCCCGATACGGTCAGCTGGAACGGCTGGGTTTTGTGAGCATGATTCTAATCTTTGTATTCGGACTTCCGGTCTTCCGCTATCTGCTGCTGCCGCTCGTCTGGTTCACCGCACGGATCTTTACCGGTCAGGGGCAGTGGTTCTGA